The Arachis ipaensis cultivar K30076 chromosome B03, Araip1.1, whole genome shotgun sequence region CATGCTGCTTCTTGACATTGGCAACTGTGTCAAAATCAACTGCTGGTTCTGGATTCTGCATCCAATAGCAAGGACAAAATGTTATTACGACAAAACATTTAAATGAGAAAAAACAAAGCACCATGAAGATCAAACTCAACAACTGAAGCTTTGTATGGTACTAACGGGCAATTAAAGTAAAAGTGTTAATAATAAGCAGCCATAATAACAGGATCCTTCTTGTGATCTGGCTCAGCCAATAGACCTCAAAGTAGTCAGCTGCAAATTAAAAATCTAATAGGATATATGCGCACTTATCCGTGGAGATTACTgcaatgacttctctcataaacATTGATGACACATTCAAGTTTCTAGATGAAATTTCAAATAACTCAAGGAAGAGAAGACCTAATCTTTTTCCCCAAAGAAAGGAGTCAACTATTACCGTCGTACATAAAATAAGGGATAAATATGCCGACATTGACCATATATAAAAAATTGTCAGACCATAACAAAAGCTCATGCTGTATGTTGAACATAGTTGACAACAAATAATCTTAATCAGATAAAAAAGAATTAAGTATACATACGAATTGATTGATTGACGGATGCAGCCACCCTGTTGTTATGGCTTTCACTGTTGCAATGGCTTCCAAACCTCCGGCTGCACCAAGGCAGTGCCCAATCATAGACtgataaataatttcaaaaaaaaaaaaaatccgtcAACTCATTTACCATGGAACTAATAGAATATAATCTGCTATAATTGACAAGTAGAAGACAGAAAAGCTTTCACCAGCAAATAAAGGCAAAAATTGGGATAATACCTTTGTTGCGTTGATTTTGATGCCATCAGTTTTCTTGAAAATCTTCTTAATAGCATTAATCTCTGCCAAGTCACCAGCAAGAGTAGAAGTTGCATGACAATTGATGTAGTTGACCTGGAAAGAAGTATTTGATATGCTTTCAATACACCAATTTAAGGCTTGCATGAATCCAAGttagaacataaattaaaaataaagcaaaatttGCCTTCGCATTTATTTCCATTAGTAGTTCAAGCTCCTCTCTATGGGAATGGAGGAGGGTAGTTATAAGATAGTTAACTTAAGGCCATAACTCCCATTCACACTGTATGTGTTACTTATTTGGACTTCTTGGTCTCACTAATTATACCAATTGTCCACTAACTTCTCCACAACATTATCCAAACCTCAATGCTAGTGAATCATGGAGACCTACTCCAAGCTCCAACTTATACTACCTAGTAGAAACTCTCCAAAATATGTCGGCTATGTTGGATAGTGGCCTCCCCTATCATATCATATCATGTGCTAAAAAGATATTGATAACACATCCCTGACTAATAGATGGTAACAGGAAAGCAAACATATCAACTGGAGAGACATCCACGAGGAatgatataaataattaacaGTAGAACTTCTTTCAACAGATAAAATCAGCAACAAAATTAGACAACAGGTGTCGGGAATAAAATCGTACCTCCTCAGGTGAGACACCAGCATCTTCAAGGCTGCTctgaatgcatgaagaaacaccAAGCCCATCAGATCTTGGATCAGTCATGTGATAAGCATCACAGTTAACAGCACCTCCCAAATATTCAGCAATAATAGGCGCACCTCGCCTCATGGCATGTTCAAGACTCTCCATTACCTGAGACCCAACAAATGAAGAAGACAACTATCTTTTCAGAAACAGGGAAATATATATTAGCAAAGAGCCACAGTACTAAAATATCAAATCacttttaattgtcaattaaagTGACCAACATAAGGAAGATTGCCactaaagaatgaaaacaaaatatGTAAGCAGGAGTTTGTTCTATTTGCACTTTTTGGGCTGCCTTACCAGAACTCCAGAACCTTCACCCATTACAAAGCCATCTCGGTCTTTATCCCATGGCCTTGAAGCAGTTTTAGGGTCATCGTTTCTCTGAGAGAGGGCCCTGCATGCAACAAAACCCCCTAACCCAATTGGAATGATGGCAGCTTCAGTCCCACCAGCTATCATCAAATCAGCCTCTCCCCTGCGGATGTGATTTGCAGCAGCATAAAAGCAATAATTGGAGGTAGCACATGCAGTTGATATGGAATAGTTTGGACCCATGAAACCAAGATCAATTCCAAGCAAAGCAGAACCCATGTTAGTAATGGCATAAGGAATGAAGAACGGTGTTATTTTGCGATGTCCTTTCTCAATTAGAGCCTGAACACCATCCGAAAATACTGTAAGACCACCCATCCCTGACCCGACAAGAACACCGGCCTTTTCCTTGTCAAGCTGCAAATAATACAGAGTGATTTAAGCTTTTCTATATTGCTCAAAATAAGCAAAAACAATTCAAAGCACAGGTAGGCCTGATTCAAGTTTTTTAACATTAATACAAGAGTAGCAAACCACCATCAGAAGGAATTGAAAGAATTTAGAAAGTATGTACCAATTCAAAATCCAGATAGGAGTTCTGATCAATGCCATAAAAATATGATTCCATTGAAGCAATAAAaagccacaaaaaaaaaaaaaattttgcagaAATAACTTAACTACTAGCTAGCTTGGTATATTAGGCCTAGAAATATGTATATATTCTTTTCACACGGTTGCTGACATCTTCTAATTAAgcattcaaaaaatatatatatgattgcCTAAGAAGGTTACAATCCAAGACAACTAATGAACTAGCTATGTCCAATAAGTGCAAGTGTTGCAAATAATGCCCATTCCGATGCTTAGAAAGCTTCCAAACNNNNNNNNNNNNNNNNNNNNNNNNNNNNNNNNNNNNNNNNNNNNNNNNNNNNNNNNNNNNNNNNNNNNNNNNNNNNNNNNNNNNNNNNNNNNNNNNNNNNNNNNNNNNNNNNNNNNNNNNNNNNNNNNNNNNNNNNNNNNNNNNNNNNNNNNNNNNNNNNNNNNNNNNNNNNNNNNNNNNNNNNNNNNNNNNNNNNNNNNNNNNNNNNNNNNNNNNNNNNNNNNNNNNNNNNNTGCAGTAACTCAcatttctaaatgaatcaaaagCTCAAATATACAAACAAACAACGTTCTCATTCAAACTGAACTCAACACCTAGGTGACCAATTAAGCACCAAACTATCAGTGAATCAGTGACCAAATGCAGAAACTGATTCCtattaacaaaacaaaataattaaCAGATCTAAGATGCAGAAGCAGCAAAGAAGATTGAACCACATAAGTTAAAACACGACCATCACCGACCAAATCAAAATATGGGGAATTCCCATGAAAAACGCACCTTGTTGAGCTTTTCGCCCCCGAGGTCAGCGTTCTCGAGAGCCTTCTTACCGGCGACAATGCAGTACCGGAGACAATCATCGAGCCTGCGGTCGTTCTTGCCATCGATGTAGCCTTCGGAGCTGAACCCACGGATCTGGCCGCCGAACCTGGTGGGAAACTTGGAGGCATCAAAGCGGTCGATGGTGGTGATACCACTCTCCCCGGCGAGGAGTCTGTCATAGAAAGTGTCGACGTCGTTGCCGAAGACGGAGGCTAGGCCCATTCCGGTGATTACAACGCGCTTCTTTGGATCCTTCTGCCTCTGAGGAGCCGAAACCTTGGGGGAGACGGCGGCTGCGGAGACGGTGAAGGAGACCCTCTTAGATGCGCGGCGCGTGGATATGGGAGGATTGGTTGATTTGCGAAGTGGGTCCAACGGAGAGACGCGGAGCGTGGGTGTGTGAATGGCTTGCATGATGGTGGAACAGTAACAATTAGCGAATGCAACTCCAGAGAGACAGAGAGATAGAGAGAAGTGGTTTTAGAGCTAccaggtgtttgtgaaaatgtctcTGTTAGTTTGTTAATTGCGTTGCGTTGCGTTAAGTTGCTTGACTGAGTGTGTTTTTCTATATGCTTCTTGTTTATATCGTATTGTTATGGTGTCATGAAAGCGGAACCGGGCACGCCCACACACAACCAAGCAGGAGGCGATAAAAACAAGGCCTTGACACATCCCATTTTTAGTATTCTCCGACACCATCACCTTCCACCATTGCATTTCCAtatatcaataaaaaaaaaaaagtcttacTAATTTTTTACGACTAATAAATAAATGCATTAATACAAATAAACCACTATTGAATACTAATTGCAATTgggttaattaattttttttatgaaaatagtTCTCTACTATTGAGTACTTCTTCATTTATGTATTTTTGTTTTATGACAATTTTTATGaaattgattaaattttatttaaggtTGCGGTTCCATCTAGGTAGTTAGTTAACCTGATTTTGGATTAGCCATGCCCAATCAAAATTAATATGGAGTACAACTAGTAGGTTACTAGAGATGTCTATATTAGGTAGCGTTTAGTGGAGAGATAGAGACGGAAagattgagactgagagacagagattaagagatagagatcgaaataaatttcagtattttgtttggtgcaaaatgagagacagaaattgaaataagaataaaattctaatttaatttgtataaatgataaaattggaattaattaattgaaatgaaagtattttagatataaaatgttattaaagttttagtcttcatctctaaaaattttagtcccctgtgttCCTATtttttaaggtagcgtttgttttgaggtactgagacagagagtGAGAGACTGAAACtcagtactaaaatttctgtttctgtctctaaaatttcagtatttcaatacctccaaaaaagtagggacacaaggGACTAAAATTtatagagatggagactgaaactttaataacgttttatatctaaaatattctcatttcaattaattaattgtagtatttataatatttaaaccTTTTTTTTTGTCGGTGGATTGAACAATTCTCAATTCTAGATACACAATACACCCAAACACTTTTcacatatttttattatattttttctcaaTTGCATTTTTTAGGGTTTAAACCCTAGACCTTGAGGTGGAGAGGGGAAAAAAATGCCATTAGAGCCAAGTTTTTTTATGGTGTTCGAACTTCGACGTTCAATGAAAAGAACAAAAACTAAATCAAGTTTAGCACgtaagtaaaaatatttaaaaaaaaaaaaagaaagataccAGATTTAGGTGTATGGTTTATCTACTCAATACCCATCAACTGTAAAGTAGTTAGCTCAACCCAACTCAACCCAACTCCatttaatgaattttattttgGGCCAAGACTGTTTAGGAAAATGCAAAGCTCAATAAAGTGGACCCCTTCAGTGTAACGTCGTCACGATTAGTTAGCTCTACCCAAACTAAAAAAGGTCTGAAGATTTGTAAATGTTTTTATATTTACACACAAAAAAAAGACTCCCCCTAATAAAAAAATTCTTCTACAAACAAAATTGTATAaacgagaaaaaaaaaagaaggtaacCATGACGGTGTCGTTTAGGTTTGAATAACGGGAAGCGTGTTTATGGGCTATGGCTTCCAGCACAGCTGACACTGACAGCTCTGCTAAACCGCACCACTGAAcacgaagaagaaaaagagagggCGATGGCGGGAAGGGCTAAACGGAAAACCTCTGCTTCTGCGT contains the following coding sequences:
- the LOC107631512 gene encoding 3-oxoacyl-[acyl-carrier-protein] synthase I, chloroplastic, with translation MQAIHTPTLRVSPLDPLRKSTNPPISTRRASKRVSFTVSAAAVSPKVSAPQRQKDPKKRVVITGMGLASVFGNDVDTFYDRLLAGESGITTIDRFDASKFPTRFGGQIRGFSSEGYIDGKNDRRLDDCLRYCIVAGKKALENADLGGEKLNKLDKEKAGVLVGSGMGGLTVFSDGVQALIEKGHRKITPFFIPYAITNMGSALLGIDLGFMGPNYSISTACATSNYCFYAAANHIRRGEADLMIAGGTEAAIIPIGLGGFVACRALSQRNDDPKTASRPWDKDRDGFVMGEGSGVLVMESLEHAMRRGAPIIAEYLGGAVNCDAYHMTDPRSDGLGVSSCIQSSLEDAGVSPEEVNYINCHATSTLAGDLAEINAIKKIFKKTDGIKINATKSMIGHCLGAAGGLEAIATVKAITTGWLHPSINQFNPEPAVDFDTVANVKKQHEINVGISNSFGFGGHNSVVAFSAFKP